AATTTAAATTCCACTCGCCGTGAAGCTTCCGCGCTGTAATCACCCGACTCATCCGTACGAAAGTCAGTATAAGATCTGCCATTTACCGTCAGCTTATCTTTCAAATGCTGTTGGATATTTTTATAAGGAAAGTCATCGCTAAGAATGTAGTCCGCGACACTGTATGCCCTTTCCTGTGAAAGCTTCAAGTTATACAGATAGCTGCCATCGCGATCTGTATGGCCTTCAATGATGATTTCGGCAATATATTCCTCGTATCCGCTTTGCAATAAAATGTCCAGGTATTTCGGAACAAATTCATCCAAAAACTGAAATGACTCCGGCTTCAGTTCGGATTCGTTATATTCGAATAGGATTTCTGTGTTGAAAATAATCGCACCTGTTTCCTCGTCCACTTCGATACCCAGGGTTGAATCACTGAATTCATCCTGCAAATCATTAACAAGTTCAGACCGAACTCCCATGATTTGGTCGATAGTCCGTTTCATCTCTTCAATTTGCAGGGACTTAATAATCATCATGGCAATAAAAATTAAGATGAAACATAACAAAATAATCGTCAGCAGGTCTGTAAAAGATGGCCAAAAATGCCCTTCGTCCTGTTCCTTTTTAAAGAGTCTCTGGTATTTAGTATCCATTTTGTCTCAACCCTGTACCATTATTTCCAGCTTGCTGGCCAAGACCATTCAGCTGCCGATTCAACCCCTGTATCTCCCTGCTGAGATCCTGCAGTGTTTGTTGGGTATAACGGGAATTTGTTTGCTGAATTTCTTCGGACAAACGCCTTAGTTCCTGGAATTCCCGCTTGATTCCATCATTTGTTTTTACCACGGAATCATTCATATTTCGGACAACCTGATCAAGCTTGTCAGCCAATTGACCCTCCAGGCCTGTCACATAGCCCGCGAGCGTATCCTTTAACACGTGAACACTTGCTTCGATCTGATTCTCCCGTTGATTAAACGAATTATTCATCTGTGAAATTGTCTTGTTTATTTCACTGATCAGCTGATTGTTCTGCAATCCCATATTTTCGTACGAACGGGAAGCATCCTGTACTTGTCGCTCAAATGCTTTCGATTCCTCAGAATGGGCTTTCAGATGTTGATTAAACGTCCGGTTAAATTCCTTCAACTCGTTAAAACGATCGGTCAACAGATACTTATACTCAGCCTGTGTTTGATTAATAACATCAAGTGCTTCAGGCAGTCCGGCAATCGATTCTCCCATTTTATCAAAGTCCTGTGAAAGATCGCTCAAACCGGAAATGATCCCAGCCAGTTTTGTGCTGAGGTCGCTTCCAAAAATCTGCTTAAATTCCTTGTTGTGCGCATCCATTTTATCAGCCAGGTCACTACTTTTCTGCGTTATTTTTTCAAATGCAGCCTGTATGGATTCCTGTCCTTCCATAATCGAAGAAATGAAGGATTTCAGCTCCACAACAGATTCCTCGAAATGATTCAATGTATCCATCTGAGCTGTCGAAACTTCCTTCACACGTTCATAGGTGTTTTCAAACGCTTTTGCCATTCGCTCATTTTTGGAATCCATCTTTTTAAAATAGGAAAACAACGAATCAAAATTATTATTCAGCCTTGTTGTGGACTCACCAAATCCATCAGTCACTTCTTTCATATGGTCAAATAATTCCTGAAAGTCCTGCAGATTGCTGGAGAGTCCATCGTTAAACTTTGCCAAATCCTCTGCCGATTGCTGCAGTCCGCTTGTATATTCCTGGAATCCGGAAAATGCATTTTCAATCCCTGTTAACGACTTTTGATTCGTTTCCTGAAGATGAAGAATGGAATGGTTAATGGTTTCTGATACTTCAATCAGGCGACCTATCCCATCCTGTTCATTTTCTTCTAACCTGGATTCCACCTTTAACATGATATCCGTAAGCATAAACTCCGTATTAAACACTTTAATAAGTACGGTCATAATCAGTGATAACCCCATGCCCGCAATACTTGTGTAAAATGCCACATCAATTCCCGACAAAACAGCAGCAACATTTTCAACCAATTGACTGCCAGTTGCATTGATACTGCCCAGAGATATAGTCAGACCAATAAATGTACCCAGCACCCCTATCAAAATAAATACGGAAACAGTCATCTGTACTATTTTAATAAGACTGACAACGGGCATGTTAAATACACGCCAACTGGAAAACTTCTCTTGCACAAAGGTTTCCGGTTTTACCGATTCTGCTTGTTGAATCCTGTCAAACTGCTCTTTAAAAGCATGCAGTGGCTCAATATCCATCCGGTCGGTGTCAGTTATGTAGTTTCTTATTTTTTTCAGCTTCATAAACAATGTAAGATGAATCAAAAGCGTGATAACAAAGGTGATGAACAACACCATAAATATCAGTTCGATCGTTGCATTTGATAATAGAGCCTCTGCTTTTTGCTCACTTGTAAAAAGTTCCAAAATGAATTGCAGCATGGTTGCCCTCCTCTAAGACCACTTTCTTTATAGGTATTCAGGGCATGGACAAATCATGAGCTTTTTTAAGTAGATGAGACAGATCCCACTTTACACACGTCCTTCTTTTCCTGGGGTAAAAGAATCAACAAACAAGTTAACTTGGGTAAAGGATGATTGGTATTTGTGGTATCATAGTTTCTGAAGTCTGATAGCAACAATTGCCGTATCTTATCGTAAAAACCATTATTTTATCGAGATTGATGAACAGGAATAGCGATTAAATAAACCGCATTCGAAAGGACACAGAAGCATGAAAAATGGTATTATCTCGTATGGAGAAGCATTTATCGATTACATAGCAAATGATCCATCAAACAGCAATTTCCAAACATACCTGGGCGGAACTACTGTAAATGTAGCTGTCGGGGTCCGGAGACTTGGTACCCCGGCATATTATCTGTGCAAAATAGGAACGGATGATGATAGCCAATTTATTACAACGAAACTGAATCCTGAACAGGTTAGTCAGGAGTTTTGCGTCGTAAACAATCATAAAAGCATATGTAAAGTTTACACCCATCTTAATGAAAACAGAGAGCGTTATTTCCATGCTTATATCGACGATACACCGGATGAGCAGCTACTGGAGACGGAACTGCATGAGGAGCTTTTCAATAAGGCAATGATTTTTTACTGCGGATCAGGAACGTTATTTCATCCGACAGCAAAAAACACAACCAAAGCAGCAATTAAAATGGCAAAAAAACATGGTACACTCGTTGCTTTCGATCCTAACATTCGGCTGAAACGGTGGCAGAATGAACAGGAATGCAGAGGGACCATTAACAGCATCCTTTCAAATGTGGATATTCTTAAAATTGCCAAAGACGAATTACTGTTTTTAATGGAAACATCTACTCTGGAAGAAGGTATCAACAAACTCGCTGACTATCAGATTCCTTATGTTTGGATCACATTAGGAGAAAAAGGTGCATTAGTCATTCATCAGGATAAAAAAATCCACGTAGCCAGTGAAAAAGTCCAAGCAATCGATACAACTGGAGCCGGGGATGCTTTTATGGCCGGAATCCTTTACTGCTTTCACGAGTATGGAACCCCCACAAACCAAGCAAAACTAACAACATATACAAAATTCGCAAATAAACTTGGTGCAAAAGTGACCACACGATTTGGTGCATTAACTGCACAGTGAACCAAATAACAAAAAATCGAGTTACAATGGTGTTCAATTTGTCAAATACAGAAGAGTCCTTACTTTAAATCCCAAGTAAGGACTTTTTGTTCAACTATCTCAAATTCACTTCCCACACAGTCATGCCGATTCCACTCCTTTAACCTCATAACGTTTATACTTAACCATAGATACAATCCCAAGAACGGGTCCAATCGCTAAAATGGCAAAGACCCATTGCCAGCCGATAACTTCCTGAATAATTAATGTAAAAGAAAAGGTGGATTTTTTAGTTGCTGCCGGTGCATCTTCCAACATAAAATGAACAATTATTGCTGCAAACAGTGCCAAAACCGAACTGCAAATAATCACCAACTGCCAATTTATTGACGAAAAAAATATTACTGCAAAATGTGGTAAAGATGTTCCCAGGGTTAACGCTGCTATTAAAATACCAACAGCAAGCCCGCGTTTTTTTGGAAACCACTGGGATAAAATTTTCACTGCTACCGGATATACTCCAGCCAGAGTCAGTCCAGTTAACACCCTTAATAACATTCCGAGAAAAGCATGATTAGTCAGTATTATTATGCCATTCAATATTGCTCCCAAAAGTGCAAAAATCTTTCGGGAATTATACGATCTGCAATCCCAAAATAAGAGCGTGAACCTCTCCAACTAATCGCTTTGCAATTTGATGGAGCATCCCAAAATACAAATGATTTATAGGATTTTCCTCCTTCCATGATCGTCGCTTTGTTCGCTATGAACCGAGTCTTACACCATCTCCAGAGGCGTTAATTATACTGTTCGGGCGGGACCTCGACCTACAGTTTATCTATAGAGTTTATGCTGTTGGGCTGAGACCCATTTGGGCCAGACCAGCGTTTTCGATGTTAAGCGCTGCATTATGATCACGGTCAAGTATGGTTCCGCAATCCTTACAAATATGGGTGCGAATGGAGAGTGACTTTTTCACATGATTACCACAGCTTGAACAGTTTTGACTGGTGTAATGGGGTTTTATTTTAACTAATACACCGCCATTTCGTTCACATTTATAGGCTATCATATTACGAAAATTACCCCACCCGGCATCATGAATGGATTTTGCCAAATGGCGGTTTTTGACCATGTTTTTGATTGTTAAGTCTTCCATGAAAACCATGCTGTAATCATTCGAAATACGAAAGCTTTGCTTGTGATGAAAATCCCTGCGTTGATTAGTCACTTTCGCATGGATTTTCTTCACTTTTTCAAGTTGCTTTTTCCAGTTTTCCGATCCTTTTGC
The genomic region above belongs to Virgibacillus doumboii and contains:
- a CDS encoding OmpA family protein gives rise to the protein MDTKYQRLFKKEQDEGHFWPSFTDLLTIILLCFILIFIAMMIIKSLQIEEMKRTIDQIMGVRSELVNDLQDEFSDSTLGIEVDEETGAIIFNTEILFEYNESELKPESFQFLDEFVPKYLDILLQSGYEEYIAEIIIEGHTDRDGSYLYNLKLSQERAYSVADYILSDDFPYKNIQQHLKDKLTVNGRSYTDFRTDESGDYSAEASRRVEFKFRLKDEEILEKTREILAE
- a CDS encoding MotA/TolQ/ExbB proton channel family protein is translated as MLQFILELFTSEQKAEALLSNATIELIFMVLFITFVITLLIHLTLFMKLKKIRNYITDTDRMDIEPLHAFKEQFDRIQQAESVKPETFVQEKFSSWRVFNMPVVSLIKIVQMTVSVFILIGVLGTFIGLTISLGSINATGSQLVENVAAVLSGIDVAFYTSIAGMGLSLIMTVLIKVFNTEFMLTDIMLKVESRLEENEQDGIGRLIEVSETINHSILHLQETNQKSLTGIENAFSGFQEYTSGLQQSAEDLAKFNDGLSSNLQDFQELFDHMKEVTDGFGESTTRLNNNFDSLFSYFKKMDSKNERMAKAFENTYERVKEVSTAQMDTLNHFEESVVELKSFISSIMEGQESIQAAFEKITQKSSDLADKMDAHNKEFKQIFGSDLSTKLAGIISGLSDLSQDFDKMGESIAGLPEALDVINQTQAEYKYLLTDRFNELKEFNRTFNQHLKAHSEESKAFERQVQDASRSYENMGLQNNQLISEINKTISQMNNSFNQRENQIEASVHVLKDTLAGYVTGLEGQLADKLDQVVRNMNDSVVKTNDGIKREFQELRRLSEEIQQTNSRYTQQTLQDLSREIQGLNRQLNGLGQQAGNNGTGLRQNGY
- a CDS encoding carbohydrate kinase family protein; amino-acid sequence: MKNGIISYGEAFIDYIANDPSNSNFQTYLGGTTVNVAVGVRRLGTPAYYLCKIGTDDDSQFITTKLNPEQVSQEFCVVNNHKSICKVYTHLNENRERYFHAYIDDTPDEQLLETELHEELFNKAMIFYCGSGTLFHPTAKNTTKAAIKMAKKHGTLVAFDPNIRLKRWQNEQECRGTINSILSNVDILKIAKDELLFLMETSTLEEGINKLADYQIPYVWITLGEKGALVIHQDKKIHVASEKVQAIDTTGAGDAFMAGILYCFHEYGTPTNQAKLTTYTKFANKLGAKVTTRFGALTAQ
- a CDS encoding MFS transporter, with product MNGIIILTNHAFLGMLLRVLTGLTLAGVYPVAVKILSQWFPKKRGLAVGILIAALTLGTSLPHFAVIFFSSINWQLVIICSSVLALFAAIIVHFMLEDAPAATKKSTFSFTLIIQEVIGWQWVFAILAIGPVLGIVSMVKYKRYEVKGVESA
- a CDS encoding transposase, with protein sequence MRYAASFDDGGNLCISKLGLIKINLHRKLDGTVKQVVIKRQGGHWFAIFSVEKHVNHKAVDVRFDTTGIDVGIKKFAVLSDGTEIANPRFLHKEEKKLKRMQRKLSRKAKGSENWKKQLEKVKKIHAKVTNQRRDFHHKQSFRISNDYSMVFMEDLTIKNMVKNRHLAKSIHDAGWGNFRNMIAYKCERNGGVLVKIKPHYTSQNCSSCGNHVKKSLSIRTHICKDCGTILDRDHNAALNIENAGLAQMGLSPTA